A genome region from Streptomyces sp. S4.7 includes the following:
- a CDS encoding flavin reductase family protein, which produces MGAQPVDADAYRQFMSSFPTGVVVVTTVGPDGAPCGLTCSSMTSVSLAPPVLSICLGAWSGTLAALRAHGWFAVNLLDADGRSTAEQFAKRGVDHFQQVRWQASDVGDTPRLSEHVIGFAACRVMAMQTIGDHTVVFGEVVASDHAGPGRPLLYGLRQFTAWPVSLPVATS; this is translated from the coding sequence ATGGGAGCCCAGCCCGTGGACGCCGACGCCTACCGCCAGTTCATGAGTTCCTTCCCCACCGGAGTCGTGGTGGTCACCACCGTCGGCCCCGACGGGGCGCCGTGCGGCCTGACATGCTCCTCGATGACGAGCGTCAGCTTGGCTCCACCGGTCCTGTCGATCTGCCTGGGTGCGTGGAGCGGCACTCTCGCGGCGCTGCGCGCCCACGGCTGGTTCGCGGTGAATCTGCTGGACGCGGACGGTCGTTCGACGGCGGAACAGTTCGCCAAGCGCGGGGTCGACCATTTCCAGCAGGTGCGCTGGCAAGCCAGCGACGTCGGGGACACCCCGCGCCTCAGTGAGCACGTCATCGGCTTCGCCGCGTGCCGCGTGATGGCCATGCAGACCATCGGCGACCACACGGTGGTGTTCGGTGAGGTGGTCGCCTCCGATCACGCGGGACCGGGCCGACCGCTTCTCTACGGCCTCCGGCAGTTCACGGCCTGGCCCGTCTCCCTCCCCGTCGCGACTTCATAG
- a CDS encoding DUF4158 domain-containing protein yields MQLGIEDPSVVKRYAERSKTAYEHAWDPGCLRVPRL; encoded by the coding sequence GTGCAACTCGGCATCGAGGACCCGTCGGTGGTGAAGCGGTACGCCGAGCGGTCGAAGACGGCGTACGAACACGCGTGGGATCCGGGATGCCTACGAGTACCGCGGCTGTAA
- the istB gene encoding IS21-like element helper ATPase IstB — translation MATPIRTVLGTNGDPLAEAIELTKRLKLPHIRRSLTDIIPTAKAQRWDPAEVVRVLLAEEAAGRDRANLHTRRKRAGFPTGKTFGDWHEGKSSIPRATQDALKSLEWVGRRENFCICGPSGTGKSHFTEALGQTAVEAGLTVAWFTIEDLGALVRRHRADDSIARALSKIVRSDLIIVDDIGLLPVSEDAAEGFYRLVDAAYERRSIAVSSNLHPSGFDEIMPKTLATATVDRLLHHAHVTVTQGDSFRFTEATTGKGVKPFS, via the coding sequence ATGGCCACCCCGATCCGCACCGTTCTCGGCACGAACGGCGACCCGCTCGCCGAGGCCATCGAGCTCACCAAGAGGCTCAAACTCCCCCACATCCGCAGGTCGTTGACCGACATCATCCCCACCGCGAAGGCCCAACGCTGGGATCCAGCCGAGGTCGTCCGAGTCCTTCTCGCTGAGGAAGCCGCCGGCCGCGACCGCGCTAACCTGCACACCCGCCGCAAGCGGGCCGGGTTCCCCACCGGCAAGACCTTCGGCGACTGGCACGAAGGGAAGTCGTCCATACCCAGAGCCACCCAGGACGCCCTGAAGAGTCTGGAATGGGTCGGCCGCCGGGAGAATTTCTGCATCTGCGGGCCCTCGGGGACGGGAAAGTCGCACTTCACCGAGGCCCTCGGGCAGACCGCGGTCGAGGCCGGCCTGACCGTCGCCTGGTTCACCATCGAAGACCTCGGAGCCCTGGTCCGCCGCCACCGCGCGGACGACTCCATCGCCCGAGCCCTCTCGAAGATCGTCCGCTCTGACCTGATCATCGTCGACGACATCGGCCTGCTGCCCGTCTCGGAGGATGCCGCCGAGGGCTTCTATCGCCTGGTCGATGCCGCATATGAGCGTCGCTCGATCGCGGTTTCGAGCAACCTCCACCCGTCTGGATTCGACGAGATCATGCCCAAGACCTTGGCCACCGCGACCGTCGACCGGCTCCTCCACCATGCCCACGTCACGGTCACTCAGGGTGACTCATTCCGGTTCACCGAGGCCACCACCGGCAAGGGAGTGAAGCCTTTCAGCTGA
- a CDS encoding helix-turn-helix transcriptional regulator: MTTPSDPSAAPEEREPSISPAFGMLTPPPAGSSRRRGRPGRPLGQITPDCGSAHRAWLEPLRETYLASGMTMSQLGSRIPLSKSKVSELMSGRMYPRWEILYAFAVVLGLPDAPLYRLWRQAALETQNRSKNWVDGSSAGVKVATTSASAPPMDHGAFRYLTEGGYRLYTSVFLPDERRELVITDTFDQLWLCWPRALSSPDARRF, translated from the coding sequence GTGACCACGCCCTCCGACCCGTCGGCAGCGCCGGAAGAGCGCGAGCCGTCCATCTCCCCGGCCTTCGGCATGCTGACGCCCCCGCCGGCGGGTTCTTCCCGCCGACGGGGGCGGCCCGGACGGCCGCTCGGCCAGATCACACCCGACTGCGGCAGCGCGCACCGCGCCTGGCTGGAGCCGCTGCGGGAGACGTACCTCGCGTCCGGGATGACCATGAGTCAGCTCGGCAGCCGTATCCCGCTGTCCAAATCGAAGGTCTCCGAGCTGATGAGCGGACGGATGTACCCGCGCTGGGAGATCCTCTACGCCTTCGCCGTCGTGCTCGGCCTGCCCGACGCACCCTTGTACCGGCTGTGGCGGCAGGCCGCGCTGGAGACCCAGAACAGGTCGAAGAACTGGGTCGACGGGTCCTCCGCGGGGGTGAAGGTAGCCACCACCTCGGCGTCGGCGCCGCCCATGGACCACGGCGCGTTCCGGTACCTCACCGAGGGCGGGTACCGCCTCTACACCAGCGTCTTCCTGCCCGACGAACGCCGCGAACTCGTCATCACCGACACCTTCGACCAGCTGTGGCTGTGCTGGCCCCGGGCCCTTTCGAGCCCGGACGCCCGCCGCTTCTGA
- a CDS encoding Tat pathway signal protein, with translation MSSTPNEALIAWMREHEMSSNTLAEAVNQAIGELTGKAGGLEGSQVRSWKSGRVKWPKSASRTALEMITGLSATDLGFVPRGKSPVLEVRTSEDPVHRRAFIAATTGTALSTASSTRLTVGRADMQRLRARLDDLWLFDDQNGGSPELEERSVTLSAYATDLQRTGTATSRIRSRLYALAATFTATAMWAATDSRRLDRAQQHMEKAITLAGLSHDGQVQHQIWRYASTLAGQRGHWADAAAAAEAAMATSAHRIDPLYASLSHARLALALPGLNEHTRARRAITDANEAFARADPDAARPVSMDFYTRGELDGLIGVTHLRLGDSAQAEFHFHRCLAALRPDQHRNRAYYLLHVAFAQLGQKDLDQACSTAAKVIPPPGYTSTGRIPHLLSTFTQHLNKAAPGASATRAWNDRTRTS, from the coding sequence GTGTCGAGCACACCGAACGAAGCGCTCATCGCCTGGATGCGTGAGCATGAGATGAGCTCCAACACCCTTGCGGAGGCGGTCAATCAGGCGATCGGCGAGCTGACCGGCAAGGCGGGCGGGCTGGAAGGCTCCCAGGTCCGTAGCTGGAAATCCGGACGCGTGAAGTGGCCTAAGTCTGCGAGTCGCACCGCATTGGAGATGATCACCGGGCTGTCAGCAACGGACTTAGGGTTCGTACCCCGGGGCAAGTCCCCCGTGCTGGAAGTACGAACGTCGGAGGACCCCGTGCATCGCCGTGCATTCATTGCCGCAACCACCGGCACAGCCTTGTCCACAGCCTCTTCCACCCGCCTGACCGTCGGCCGCGCCGATATGCAGCGTCTCAGGGCCCGGCTGGACGACTTGTGGTTGTTTGACGATCAGAACGGCGGCAGCCCCGAGCTGGAGGAAAGATCCGTGACGCTCAGTGCGTACGCCACGGACCTTCAACGAACCGGCACCGCCACCAGCCGCATTCGGAGCCGCCTCTACGCCCTGGCCGCGACGTTCACAGCAACCGCGATGTGGGCGGCTACCGACTCTCGCCGCCTTGACAGAGCACAGCAGCACATGGAGAAGGCAATCACCCTCGCCGGCCTCTCCCACGACGGCCAGGTACAGCACCAAATCTGGCGCTACGCTTCAACACTCGCTGGGCAACGTGGGCATTGGGCAGACGCAGCCGCCGCAGCGGAAGCTGCCATGGCTACTTCGGCACACCGCATCGATCCGCTGTACGCCTCTCTCAGCCACGCCCGTCTGGCCCTTGCCCTACCCGGCTTGAACGAACACACACGCGCCCGACGTGCGATAACTGATGCAAACGAAGCTTTTGCCCGCGCTGATCCTGACGCAGCACGACCAGTGTCGATGGACTTCTACACCCGAGGTGAACTCGATGGTCTAATCGGCGTTACACACCTGCGGCTGGGCGACTCAGCGCAAGCCGAGTTCCATTTCCACCGCTGTCTAGCGGCTCTGCGGCCAGACCAGCACCGCAACCGGGCCTACTACCTCCTCCACGTCGCTTTCGCGCAACTCGGACAAAAAGATCTCGACCAGGCATGCTCAACCGCCGCCAAGGTGATCCCGCCGCCCGGTTACACCTCCACCGGCCGCATCCCTCACCTGCTTAGTACATTCACCCAGCACCTCAACAAAGCCGCTCCCGGCGCAAGCGCCACCCGCGCCTGGAACGATCGCACTCGCACCAGCTGA
- the istA gene encoding IS21 family transposase, producing the protein MKNSREIMEILEAYDLTGSYRAAAELAGCDHHTVARYVKMRAAGQNPGQHRHRSRKIDDYLPKIEELVVRSQGKVRADVVHKRITAMGFTGGERTTRRTVAEAKAQFRAGRRRVYRPWVTEPGLWLQYDFGDGPVINGRKTTLFCAWVAWSRFRVVIPIWDKTLPTVTAALDAAFRRIGGVPAYVLTDNEKTVTTDHVAGIAVRNPEIVEVGRHYGTTIRTCVPADPETKGGSESTVKIAKADLVPRDVNLREQYKSFGDLEAACRSFCEEVNSRIHRATRNKPVDRLAEERQRLHPLPKRPFTATFGTTRRVTWESTISVEAVRYPVPHELIDGRVWARFHGDELIVTAVDEDGSAREVARHSRGEPGSPVLDDAHYPPRENKEGDRTPRATSAEEAAFLLLGPGAASWLIEAGATGVRRVKAKMAEAVALSKLYSAAEVDRALGTAAVTARFADKDLLSILDYQAVHGLAEPVRRSEDHSLQPGTSAWSALGAAPNTSDLSEYDESDHA; encoded by the coding sequence GTGAAGAACAGCAGGGAGATCATGGAAATCCTTGAGGCATACGACCTCACGGGGAGTTACCGCGCGGCGGCCGAGCTGGCCGGGTGCGACCATCACACGGTGGCCCGTTATGTGAAGATGCGGGCCGCCGGGCAGAACCCCGGCCAGCACCGGCACCGGTCGCGGAAGATCGACGACTATCTGCCGAAGATCGAGGAACTGGTGGTCCGCTCGCAGGGCAAGGTCCGTGCGGACGTGGTCCACAAGCGGATCACCGCGATGGGCTTCACGGGCGGGGAACGCACCACCCGCCGCACCGTCGCCGAGGCGAAAGCCCAGTTCAGGGCCGGTCGCCGCCGTGTTTATCGGCCGTGGGTGACCGAGCCGGGACTCTGGCTTCAGTACGACTTCGGCGACGGCCCGGTGATCAACGGTCGCAAGACCACGCTGTTCTGCGCATGGGTGGCCTGGTCCCGTTTCCGCGTCGTGATCCCGATCTGGGACAAGACGCTGCCGACGGTCACCGCGGCCCTGGACGCCGCGTTCCGCAGGATCGGCGGAGTGCCGGCCTACGTCCTCACCGACAACGAGAAGACCGTGACCACCGACCATGTTGCCGGGATTGCCGTCCGCAACCCCGAGATCGTCGAGGTCGGCCGCCATTACGGCACGACGATACGGACCTGCGTGCCGGCGGACCCGGAAACCAAGGGCGGCTCGGAGTCCACGGTGAAGATCGCGAAGGCGGATCTGGTGCCCAGGGACGTGAATCTGCGCGAGCAGTACAAGTCCTTCGGTGATCTCGAAGCGGCCTGCCGCAGTTTCTGCGAGGAGGTCAACTCCCGTATTCACAGGGCGACTCGGAACAAGCCGGTCGATCGCCTCGCGGAAGAGCGACAGCGTCTTCACCCGCTGCCCAAGCGTCCGTTCACCGCCACTTTCGGAACCACCCGCCGGGTCACCTGGGAGTCGACGATCTCGGTCGAAGCGGTCCGCTACCCGGTCCCGCACGAGCTGATCGACGGCCGGGTCTGGGCCCGTTTCCACGGCGACGAGCTGATCGTCACCGCGGTCGACGAGGACGGCTCGGCCCGCGAGGTCGCCCGCCACTCGCGCGGCGAGCCTGGCTCGCCGGTGCTGGACGACGCCCACTATCCGCCGCGCGAGAACAAGGAAGGCGACCGCACCCCACGGGCCACCTCCGCCGAGGAGGCCGCGTTCCTGCTGCTCGGACCGGGTGCTGCGAGCTGGCTGATCGAGGCCGGGGCGACCGGGGTTCGCAGGGTCAAGGCGAAGATGGCCGAGGCCGTCGCGCTCTCAAAGCTCTACTCGGCAGCGGAAGTCGACCGCGCGCTCGGCACCGCCGCGGTCACCGCCCGCTTCGCGGACAAGGACCTGTTGTCGATCCTCGATTACCAGGCCGTCCACGGCCTGGCCGAGCCGGTTCGCCGCAGCGAGGACCACTCGCTGCAGCCCGGGACCTCCGCCTGGTCCGCCCTCGGCGCCGCCCCGAACACTTCTGATCTTTCCGAGTACGACGAAAGCGACCACGCCTGA
- a CDS encoding peptidoglycan-binding domain-containing protein → MNRNRFKVGAISAITGVISTLLVGLTASPASAATEQCNTAMVSTRAANIPGRYLYLPAFYLGEVANYSCWMAKGSDSDGVKALQGAINHCHNSIPNLVPDGIYGDATKAAVRTIQTRAGIKADGEYGPNTYAVMSFPAYRTVDNVFSGTCV, encoded by the coding sequence GTGAACAGAAACCGTTTCAAGGTCGGCGCCATCAGTGCCATCACCGGCGTGATCTCGACGCTGCTGGTTGGTTTGACCGCGAGCCCTGCCTCTGCCGCCACCGAGCAGTGCAACACCGCCATGGTCTCGACGCGCGCCGCAAACATCCCCGGGCGGTATCTCTACCTGCCTGCGTTCTACCTCGGAGAGGTCGCCAACTACTCCTGCTGGATGGCCAAAGGATCCGACAGCGACGGAGTCAAAGCGCTTCAGGGGGCGATCAACCATTGCCACAACAGCATCCCTAATCTTGTGCCCGATGGCATCTACGGGGACGCCACCAAGGCAGCGGTACGCACTATTCAGACGAGGGCCGGAATCAAGGCAGACGGCGAGTACGGCCCCAATACCTATGCCGTCATGAGCTTCCCGGCGTATCGGACCGTCGACAATGTGTTCTCCGGCACCTGCGTCTAG
- a CDS encoding haloacid dehalogenase-like hydrolase: MILVLWDIDRTLLYVGETDRLVYREVFQQVVGRPPAVLPARGTGVTMPLAVRELLASNDVPSEDIERLTGDIIERMPGQLANHREDLLTQGQLMPGALAALVAVRQSDLFIPSIVTGNLRRSAEIKLDTFGLSSYVDSGVGGYASDNSHRPALVRIAQERAEKVYGEPFDRSNTVIVGDSLQDVITGREGGAPVIGVASGKTPAAELTNYGADRVIPDLTDVVGLLQLITDVVRSE, encoded by the coding sequence ATGATCCTGGTTTTGTGGGATATCGACCGCACACTGCTCTACGTTGGGGAAACTGACCGACTTGTCTACCGTGAAGTCTTCCAGCAAGTCGTTGGGCGCCCCCCGGCAGTACTTCCCGCACGAGGAACGGGCGTCACCATGCCCCTCGCTGTGCGAGAACTTCTTGCATCCAACGACGTGCCCAGCGAAGACATTGAACGTCTCACTGGCGACATCATTGAGCGGATGCCGGGACAATTGGCGAACCACCGTGAAGACCTGCTCACTCAAGGCCAACTCATGCCAGGGGCATTGGCAGCCCTTGTGGCTGTACGTCAGTCCGATCTTTTCATTCCATCTATCGTCACCGGAAACCTTCGGCGAAGCGCTGAGATCAAGCTCGACACTTTCGGATTGTCCAGCTATGTTGACAGCGGCGTGGGCGGATACGCCTCGGATAATTCACACAGGCCGGCGTTGGTGCGTATCGCACAGGAGAGGGCTGAGAAAGTATACGGAGAGCCATTCGATCGCAGTAATACGGTGATCGTAGGAGACTCTCTGCAAGATGTCATAACTGGTCGGGAAGGTGGCGCCCCAGTTATCGGCGTAGCCTCAGGTAAAACCCCGGCAGCAGAATTGACAAACTATGGAGCCGATCGAGTAATTCCAGATCTAACCGACGTGGTCGGACTGCTTCAATTGATCACAGATGTTGTCCGGAGTGAGTGA
- a CDS encoding BTAD domain-containing putative transcriptional regulator, producing the protein MTGNLDIQLLGPLTVSSGHQLLPISAAKQRAVLAVLLLRGNKVVATDDLIAALWDEVPPTTARVTLQNYISRLRKLFGSVGESRIHTVEPGYRIELGPQELDVHRFEMLHHKATGAAKAEAWEHASVRSRQALDLWRGEPLVDIPCKMLWLETMPSLQEARLDALEIWIEAEIRLGRYVGVTSTLTEFISENPYRERLHWLRMLALYQSGRQGEALETFRGVRAALRSALGVEPGPELQHLHQRILESDPSILIGEAARPVLTAQSMQRRAVWQLPRKPHHLTGLTAQTERLSGVLLDGGRTGEIPVVTVVGAPGVGKTALAVHTAHLVSACFPDGQLYAELHGSSGNPVPAIKVLARFLRDLDGDGTPVQFDENELATRYRSLLRGRNMLIVLDDAHNADQVRNLLPGASGCAVLLTSRDRLIGIDAVHTLTLGLLGEKESLELFGQLVGPQRLAHEAADVADLLTACGGLPLAIRIAAMRVTSHPDWSIAKFARKLANPSRGLDEFSIGGTALRSTYQAAYERLQPHVYGTLSPRRAFRMLSLFDGPALGPNAAAALLGMPVAQVEPVLEYLVDCHLLSVHGHGRYRHERLLRSFALECARTEDSTAARQDAVRRVLSWYLMTCRMAVQAIEPGQHGPTRPRGLPNTPSVFPAKDDALRWLDVERTNLIAAAEQAERQDVGPESRDLRDIVRQLFGVFGVQAPWPITFTTRNL; encoded by the coding sequence GTGACCGGAAACCTGGATATTCAGCTGCTGGGTCCCTTGACCGTATCAAGTGGTCATCAATTACTGCCGATCTCCGCCGCCAAGCAGAGAGCCGTCCTCGCCGTCCTGCTGCTGCGGGGCAATAAGGTCGTAGCCACCGATGATCTCATCGCGGCACTGTGGGACGAGGTACCGCCGACCACCGCGAGAGTCACGTTGCAGAACTACATCAGCAGACTGAGGAAGTTGTTCGGCAGCGTCGGCGAGTCGCGAATCCACACGGTCGAACCCGGGTACCGGATCGAACTCGGTCCCCAGGAACTGGACGTCCACCGCTTCGAGATGCTGCACCACAAGGCAACCGGTGCCGCGAAAGCGGAGGCATGGGAGCACGCCTCGGTCCGGTCGCGGCAGGCCCTGGACCTCTGGCGCGGCGAACCTCTCGTGGATATCCCGTGCAAGATGCTGTGGCTCGAAACGATGCCCAGTCTGCAGGAGGCCCGTCTTGACGCGTTGGAGATCTGGATCGAAGCGGAGATCCGACTCGGGCGGTACGTCGGGGTCACGTCGACGCTGACCGAATTCATCTCCGAGAACCCGTACCGTGAGCGGCTCCACTGGCTGCGCATGCTGGCCCTCTATCAGAGCGGGCGGCAGGGCGAGGCCCTCGAGACGTTCCGGGGCGTGCGCGCAGCACTGCGGTCAGCGCTCGGTGTCGAGCCCGGGCCGGAGTTGCAGCATCTGCACCAGCGGATCCTTGAGAGTGACCCCAGCATCCTGATCGGCGAAGCCGCCCGACCGGTATTGACTGCGCAGTCCATGCAACGGCGCGCCGTCTGGCAACTGCCGAGGAAGCCGCACCATCTGACCGGGCTGACGGCGCAGACCGAACGGCTGAGTGGCGTTCTGCTGGACGGTGGACGAACCGGGGAGATTCCGGTGGTGACCGTGGTGGGAGCACCCGGGGTCGGCAAGACGGCGCTCGCGGTGCACACCGCCCATCTGGTCAGCGCCTGCTTTCCCGACGGACAGCTCTACGCGGAACTGCATGGATCGAGCGGAAACCCGGTGCCAGCCATCAAGGTGCTGGCCCGCTTCCTGCGGGACCTGGACGGGGACGGCACCCCCGTCCAGTTCGACGAGAACGAGCTAGCCACCCGCTATCGGAGCCTGCTCAGAGGCAGGAACATGCTCATTGTGCTCGACGACGCACACAACGCCGACCAGGTCAGAAATCTCCTGCCCGGCGCCAGCGGCTGTGCGGTGCTGCTGACGAGCCGGGACCGTCTGATCGGAATCGATGCCGTCCATACACTGACGTTGGGGTTGCTGGGCGAGAAGGAATCGCTGGAGCTGTTCGGACAACTGGTCGGGCCCCAGCGCCTCGCACATGAAGCCGCGGATGTCGCCGATCTGTTGACGGCTTGCGGCGGGCTGCCGTTGGCGATCCGGATCGCGGCCATGCGGGTGACCTCCCATCCGGACTGGTCGATCGCCAAGTTCGCTCGAAAGCTGGCGAACCCCAGCCGAGGTCTCGACGAGTTCAGCATCGGCGGCACGGCGCTCCGGTCCACGTATCAGGCTGCTTACGAGCGTCTGCAGCCCCATGTGTACGGCACGCTGAGCCCGCGAAGGGCGTTTCGCATGCTGAGTCTCTTCGATGGACCGGCCCTGGGACCGAACGCGGCGGCGGCCCTTCTCGGCATGCCGGTCGCGCAGGTGGAACCGGTCCTCGAATATCTCGTGGACTGTCACCTTCTCAGTGTTCACGGGCACGGCCGGTACCGGCATGAACGGCTCCTGCGTTCCTTCGCCCTCGAGTGCGCCAGGACGGAGGACAGCACGGCGGCCCGGCAGGACGCGGTACGCCGAGTCCTGTCGTGGTACCTGATGACCTGCCGGATGGCCGTACAGGCGATCGAGCCTGGCCAGCACGGACCCACCCGGCCGCGGGGGCTCCCGAACACGCCGTCGGTCTTCCCCGCGAAGGACGACGCCCTGCGTTGGCTAGACGTGGAACGCACCAATCTGATCGCGGCCGCCGAACAGGCCGAACGACAGGACGTCGGCCCGGAGTCACGGGACCTCCGGGACATCGTCCGGCAGCTGTTCGGCGTGTTCGGCGTGCAGGCACCGTGGCCGATCACGTTCACCACCCGCAACCTATGA
- a CDS encoding N-acetyltransferase, with product MTAAPGVVALRRYDSGDFDNVRPTLTNLYAEVYADRLSDPFFSVERFQERLDSHVSRTGWEAVIGWDGNQAVGYAYGSPLPERARWWAGMLTPLPEEVTYETGQRTLALFELLVRAPWRKTGSARLIHEELLVGRPEERVTLLVEPTHPKVKALYENWGYENIGDQQPFPDAPVYATMVRRLG from the coding sequence GTGACAGCAGCGCCTGGCGTCGTCGCCCTACGCCGTTACGACAGTGGGGACTTCGACAACGTACGACCGACATTGACTAACTTGTACGCTGAGGTTTATGCCGACCGACTGTCCGATCCTTTCTTCTCCGTGGAACGGTTCCAGGAACGCCTCGACAGTCATGTGTCACGGACCGGCTGGGAAGCCGTCATCGGCTGGGATGGCAACCAAGCAGTCGGATACGCGTACGGCTCTCCCCTACCGGAGCGAGCACGGTGGTGGGCCGGAATGCTCACACCACTTCCCGAGGAAGTCACGTACGAGACAGGACAACGCACGCTCGCGCTCTTCGAACTCCTGGTGCGCGCACCATGGCGTAAGACCGGCAGCGCTCGTCTAATCCATGAGGAGCTTTTGGTCGGCCGCCCAGAGGAACGAGTGACGCTGCTTGTGGAACCAACTCATCCAAAGGTGAAGGCTCTGTACGAGAATTGGGGGTACGAAAACATCGGTGATCAACAACCGTTTCCTGATGCTCCGGTCTACGCCACCATGGTCCGCCGTCTGGGCTAG
- a CDS encoding tryptophan halogenase family protein, producing the protein MIDSVVIVGGGTAGWMTATYLKAAFQDRIDVTVVESANVGTIGVGEATFSTVRHFFDYLGLDEREWMPRCSASYKLAIRFENWREQGHHFYHPFERLRVAEGFSTADWWLQLQEELGEFDRSSYITPWLCEAQRSPRMLDGSLFAAGLDGSMGRSTLSEQRAQFPYAYHFDAALMASFLAEYGRARGVKHVVDDVVEVNQDERGWIESVTTREKGTVAGSLFVDCTGFRGMLINKTLGERFESFLDVLPNNRAVALRVPRDPERDDMRPYTTATAMGAGWIWTIPLYGRNGTGYVYSDEFCTPEEAERTLREFAAPGQDDLEANHIRMRIGRNERSWVKNCVAVGLSSAFVEPLESTGIFFIQHAIEQLVKYFPDKSWNPALIAGYNDRIAHAIDGVKEFLTLHYHAAGRSDTPYWKEAKVRALPDGLAERLATYESRLLDEETIYPHYHGFEAYSWNTMLLGLGRAPATARPALAHMDQDAGRRGIAGIRKDAEALVRNLPSCREYLSTIN; encoded by the coding sequence ATGATCGACTCAGTGGTGATCGTGGGGGGCGGGACGGCCGGCTGGATGACCGCCACCTACCTCAAGGCCGCGTTCCAGGACCGGATCGACGTCACGGTGGTCGAGTCGGCGAACGTCGGCACGATCGGCGTGGGCGAGGCGACGTTCAGCACCGTCCGGCACTTCTTCGACTATCTCGGCCTGGATGAGCGGGAGTGGATGCCCCGCTGCTCGGCCAGCTACAAGCTCGCCATCCGCTTCGAGAACTGGCGGGAGCAGGGCCACCACTTCTACCACCCGTTCGAGCGGCTCAGGGTCGCCGAGGGCTTCAGCACGGCCGACTGGTGGCTGCAGCTCCAGGAAGAACTCGGCGAGTTCGACCGGAGCAGCTACATCACCCCGTGGCTCTGCGAGGCCCAGCGTTCCCCGCGCATGCTCGACGGCTCACTGTTCGCCGCCGGCCTCGACGGGTCCATGGGCAGGAGCACGCTGAGCGAGCAGCGCGCCCAGTTCCCCTACGCCTACCACTTCGACGCCGCCCTGATGGCCTCCTTCCTGGCCGAATACGGGCGCGCCCGAGGCGTGAAGCATGTGGTGGACGACGTGGTCGAAGTGAACCAGGACGAGCGCGGCTGGATCGAGAGCGTGACCACGCGCGAGAAGGGGACCGTCGCCGGAAGCCTGTTCGTCGACTGCACTGGCTTCCGTGGAATGTTGATCAACAAGACGCTGGGGGAGCGGTTCGAGTCGTTTCTGGACGTGCTGCCCAACAACCGCGCGGTGGCCCTGCGCGTGCCGCGTGACCCGGAGCGCGACGACATGCGCCCGTACACCACCGCGACGGCGATGGGCGCGGGCTGGATCTGGACCATTCCCCTGTACGGCCGCAACGGCACCGGCTACGTCTACTCCGACGAGTTCTGCACGCCCGAGGAGGCCGAACGCACGCTGCGGGAGTTCGCCGCGCCCGGCCAGGACGATCTCGAGGCCAACCACATCCGTATGCGCATCGGCCGCAACGAGCGGTCCTGGGTGAAGAACTGCGTCGCCGTCGGCCTGTCCAGCGCCTTCGTCGAGCCGCTGGAATCCACCGGGATCTTCTTCATCCAGCACGCGATCGAACAGCTCGTGAAGTACTTCCCGGACAAGAGCTGGAATCCCGCGCTCATCGCGGGCTACAACGACCGCATCGCTCATGCCATCGACGGAGTCAAGGAATTCCTGACCTTGCATTACCACGCCGCCGGCCGCTCGGACACGCCCTACTGGAAGGAGGCGAAGGTCCGAGCCCTCCCCGACGGGCTGGCCGAACGGCTCGCCACCTACGAATCGCGGCTGCTCGACGAGGAGACGATCTATCCGCACTACCACGGGTTCGAGGCGTACTCATGGAACACGATGCTGCTCGGCCTGGGCCGTGCGCCCGCGACCGCCCGCCCGGCGCTGGCCCACATGGACCAGGACGCCGGCCGGCGGGGCATCGCCGGGATTCGCAAGGACGCCGAGGCGCTCGTACGGAATCTGCCCAGCTGCCGCGAGTACCTGTCGACGATCAACTGA